The Streptomyces avermitilis MA-4680 = NBRC 14893 genome contains a region encoding:
- a CDS encoding urease subunit alpha, whose amino-acid sequence MNPYAYAATHGPRAGDRVRLGDSGLTIRVESDAQQYGDEFLAGFGKTARDGLHLKAAAVRDTCDVVISNVVVIDAAQGIRKVSIGIREGRICSIGRAGNPDTLAGVDVVVGTGTSIVSGEGLIATAGAVDTHVHLLSPRIMEASLASGVTTVIGQEFGPVWGVGVNSPWALRHAFSAFDAWPVNIGFLGRGSSSDPAPLVEALAEGGASGFKVHEDMGAHTRALDTALRVAEEHDVQVALHSDGLNECLSVEDTLRVLDGRTIHAFHIEGCGGGHVPNVLKMAGVPNVIGSSTNPTLPFGRDAVAEHYGMIVSVHDLKPDLPGDAAMARDRIRAGTMGAEDVLHDLGAIGITSSDAQGMGRAGETVRRTFAMAGKMKAEFGAPEDHDNARVLRYLAKLTINPALAHGLAHEVGSIEVGKLADIVLWRPEFFGAKPQLVLKSGFPAYGVVGDPNAATDTCEPLVLGPQFGAHGATPAEISVAFVAQAALDQGNDRMPTRRRRVAVRGTRGIGPADLRLNSRTGAVDVDQRTGLVTLDGDPIRSEPADSVSLNRLYFL is encoded by the coding sequence ATGAATCCCTACGCATACGCCGCCACCCACGGCCCCCGGGCCGGCGACCGGGTCCGCCTCGGCGACTCGGGGCTGACGATCCGCGTCGAGTCCGACGCCCAGCAGTACGGGGACGAGTTCCTCGCCGGGTTCGGCAAGACCGCCCGCGACGGACTGCACCTCAAGGCCGCGGCCGTCCGCGACACCTGTGACGTCGTCATCAGCAATGTCGTCGTGATCGACGCGGCGCAGGGCATCCGGAAGGTGTCCATCGGGATCCGGGAAGGCCGGATCTGCTCGATCGGACGGGCCGGGAACCCCGACACCCTCGCCGGGGTCGACGTCGTGGTCGGCACCGGCACGTCCATCGTCTCCGGAGAGGGGCTGATCGCCACCGCCGGAGCCGTCGACACCCACGTCCACCTGCTGTCGCCGCGCATCATGGAGGCCTCCCTCGCCTCCGGCGTGACCACGGTCATCGGCCAGGAGTTCGGGCCCGTGTGGGGCGTCGGCGTCAACTCGCCCTGGGCGCTGCGGCACGCGTTCAGCGCCTTCGACGCCTGGCCGGTCAACATCGGCTTCCTGGGCCGGGGTTCGTCGTCCGACCCGGCGCCCCTGGTCGAGGCACTCGCCGAGGGCGGCGCGTCCGGCTTCAAGGTCCACGAGGACATGGGCGCCCACACCCGTGCCCTCGACACCGCGCTGCGCGTCGCCGAGGAGCACGATGTGCAGGTCGCCCTGCACAGCGACGGACTGAACGAGTGCCTCTCGGTCGAGGACACCCTGCGGGTCCTCGACGGGCGCACCATCCACGCCTTCCACATCGAGGGCTGCGGCGGCGGGCACGTACCGAACGTGCTGAAGATGGCGGGCGTCCCGAACGTCATCGGCTCGTCCACCAACCCGACCCTGCCCTTCGGCCGGGACGCGGTCGCCGAGCACTACGGGATGATCGTCTCCGTCCACGACCTCAAGCCCGACCTGCCCGGCGACGCCGCCATGGCCCGCGACCGGATCCGGGCCGGGACCATGGGCGCCGAGGACGTGCTGCACGACCTGGGCGCGATCGGCATCACCTCGTCGGACGCGCAGGGCATGGGGCGGGCGGGCGAGACCGTGCGACGGACCTTCGCGATGGCCGGGAAGATGAAGGCCGAGTTCGGCGCCCCCGAGGACCACGACAACGCGCGCGTCCTGCGTTACCTGGCCAAGCTGACCATCAACCCCGCCCTCGCGCACGGGCTCGCCCACGAGGTCGGCTCGATCGAGGTCGGCAAGCTCGCCGACATCGTGCTGTGGCGCCCGGAGTTCTTCGGCGCCAAGCCGCAGCTCGTACTCAAGTCGGGCTTCCCCGCGTACGGGGTCGTGGGCGACCCGAACGCCGCGACCGACACCTGCGAACCCCTCGTCCTCGGGCCGCAGTTCGGGGCGCACGGGGCGACGCCCGCCGAGATCTCGGTGGCCTTCGTGGCGCAGGCGGCGCTCGACCAGGGCAACGACCGGATGCCGACCCGCCGACGGAGGGTCGCCGTGCGCGGCACCCGCGGCATCGGCCCCGCCGACCTGCGCCTCAACTCCCGCACCGGAGCGGTCGACGTCGACCAGCGCACCG
- the ureA gene encoding urease subunit gamma → MRLTPTERDRLLLFGAAELARARRARGLRLNVPEATALIADTVCEAARDGRRLAEAIAAARAVLGPDDVLPGVADIVTEVHVEAVFDDGSRLAVVTDPIGGGLGDQAPGALLPGPEHTEPEAVVRVLVTNTATVPVSVTSHFHFFEANPRLDFDRAAAYGMRAAVPAGSSVRFGPGESVEIGLVPVGGDRIAIGFAGLVDGPLDAPGAKEEALRRAAACGYLGVEQR, encoded by the coding sequence GTGCGGCTGACCCCCACGGAACGTGACCGGCTGCTGCTCTTCGGGGCCGCGGAGCTGGCCCGGGCGCGCAGGGCGCGCGGTCTTCGGCTCAATGTGCCGGAGGCGACCGCTCTCATCGCCGACACCGTCTGTGAGGCCGCCCGGGACGGGCGCCGGCTCGCCGAGGCGATCGCCGCCGCGCGAGCCGTGCTCGGCCCGGACGACGTACTGCCGGGCGTCGCCGACATCGTCACCGAGGTGCATGTCGAGGCTGTCTTCGACGACGGTTCGCGGCTCGCGGTGGTGACCGACCCGATCGGGGGAGGGCTGGGCGACCAGGCTCCGGGCGCGCTGCTGCCGGGGCCGGAACACACCGAGCCCGAGGCCGTCGTACGGGTGCTCGTCACCAACACGGCCACCGTGCCCGTCTCCGTCACCTCCCACTTCCACTTCTTCGAGGCCAACCCGCGGCTCGACTTCGACCGCGCGGCCGCCTACGGCATGCGGGCGGCCGTGCCCGCGGGCTCATCGGTGCGGTTCGGGCCGGGGGAGAGCGTCGAGATCGGGCTCGTGCCCGTCGGCGGCGACCGGATCGCGATCGGGTTCGCCGGTCTGGTCGACGGGCCGCTGGACGCGCCTGGGGCGAAGGAAGAGGCCCTGCGCAGGGCCGCCGCCTGCGGATATCTCGGAGTCGAGCAGCGATGA